A window of Malania oleifera isolate guangnan ecotype guangnan chromosome 5, ASM2987363v1, whole genome shotgun sequence contains these coding sequences:
- the LOC131155022 gene encoding uncharacterized protein LOC131155022 isoform X4: MSHRTLDSRHSIDSCTFQLHSWRPFQFPGTPRTLEPDHYISKPYCKTTTTSSSATGIHSKRPCLADRATSFSLDNLDMSKLSLFDDDRSYAAPHKREKFRWIARKRRRCGSRSVSGRSSDRSGTRRCCSVGASAAYATCSDFPVAPGPGTDSSGELFVNGDASWASDVSEAKNSRRDRDVADKENLGCGFGQIGSFDALGNESGYGSEPGYRGDAEFGYGDEVDEEEDDPRLQFWGERVGGTCCYSASARCLLASARLFMCLVLFLCA, from the coding sequence ATGTCGCATAGAACCCTAGATTCGCGCCACTCCATAGATTCTTGCACATTCCAACTGCATAGCTGGAGACCCTTTCAGTTCCCCGGCACACCCAGAACCCTAGAACCCGATCACTACATTTCCAAACCCTACTGCAAAACCACCACTACCTCCTCCAGTGCCACTGGAATTCACAGCAAGAGGCCGTGCCTGGCCGATCGAGCGACGTCGTTCTCGCTCGACAACCTCGACATGTCGAAGCTGAGCTTGTTCGATGACGATCGCTCCTACGCTGCGCCGCACAAGCGGGAGAAGTTCCGGTGGATTGCAAGGAAGAGGCGGCGGTGCGGGTCTCGGTCCGTTTCGGGGCGGAGCAGCGACCGGAGCGGCACACGGCGGTGCTGCTCGGTGGGTGCTTCGGCGGCGTACGCTACGTGCTCGGATTTTCCGGTGGCGCCGGGACCGGGGACGGATTCGAGCGGGGAGTTATTCGTGAACGGGGATGCCAGTTGGGCGTCGGACGTGAGTGAGGCGAAGAATTCGAGGAGGGATAGGGATGTAGCGGATAAGGAAAATTTGGGTTGCGGGTTTGGACAAATTGGGAGTTTTGATGCTCTGGGAAATGAGTCCGGGTATGGGAGCGAACCAGGCTACAGAGGAGATGCAGAATTTGGATATGGCGATGAGGTTGATGAGGAAGAAGATGATCCGCGGCTACAGTTTTGGGGTGAGCGAGTTGGAGGTACATGTTGCTATTCTGCTTCTGCTCGTTGTTTGCTTGCTTCAGCTCGATTATTCATGTGCTTAGTGCTCTTTTTGTGTGCCTG
- the LOC131155022 gene encoding uncharacterized protein LOC131155022 isoform X2: MSHRTLDSRHSIDSCTFQLHSWRPFQFPGTPRTLEPDHYISKPYCKTTTTSSSATGIHSKRPCLADRATSFSLDNLDMSKLSLFDDDRSYAAPHKREKFRWIARKRRRCGSRSVSGRSSDRSGTRRCCSVGASAAYATCSDFPVAPGPGTDSSGELFVNGDASWASDVSEAKNSRRDRDVADKENLGCGFGQIGSFDALGNESGYGSEPGYRGDAEFGYGDEVDEEEDDPRLQFWGERVGGTCCYSASARCLLASARLFMCLVLFLCAWMQ; this comes from the exons ATGTCGCATAGAACCCTAGATTCGCGCCACTCCATAGATTCTTGCACATTCCAACTGCATAGCTGGAGACCCTTTCAGTTCCCCGGCACACCCAGAACCCTAGAACCCGATCACTACATTTCCAAACCCTACTGCAAAACCACCACTACCTCCTCCAGTGCCACTGGAATTCACAGCAAGAGGCCGTGCCTGGCCGATCGAGCGACGTCGTTCTCGCTCGACAACCTCGACATGTCGAAGCTGAGCTTGTTCGATGACGATCGCTCCTACGCTGCGCCGCACAAGCGGGAGAAGTTCCGGTGGATTGCAAGGAAGAGGCGGCGGTGCGGGTCTCGGTCCGTTTCGGGGCGGAGCAGCGACCGGAGCGGCACACGGCGGTGCTGCTCGGTGGGTGCTTCGGCGGCGTACGCTACGTGCTCGGATTTTCCGGTGGCGCCGGGACCGGGGACGGATTCGAGCGGGGAGTTATTCGTGAACGGGGATGCCAGTTGGGCGTCGGACGTGAGTGAGGCGAAGAATTCGAGGAGGGATAGGGATGTAGCGGATAAGGAAAATTTGGGTTGCGGGTTTGGACAAATTGGGAGTTTTGATGCTCTGGGAAATGAGTCCGGGTATGGGAGCGAACCAGGCTACAGAGGAGATGCAGAATTTGGATATGGCGATGAGGTTGATGAGGAAGAAGATGATCCGCGGCTACAGTTTTGGGGTGAGCGAGTTGGAGGTACATGTTGCTATTCTGCTTCTGCTCGTTGTTTGCTTGCTTCAGCTCGATTATTCATGTGCTTAGTGCTCTTTTTGTGTGCCTG GATGCAGTAA